From a single Chiloscyllium plagiosum isolate BGI_BamShark_2017 chromosome 27, ASM401019v2, whole genome shotgun sequence genomic region:
- the LOC122563447 gene encoding U7 snRNA-associated Sm-like protein LSm10, whose translation MALSHSIKERTIAENSLIILLQGIHNHVTTVELRDESSVKGRFVNVDAFMNIRLAEVTYTDRQGRVSNLDDFFVTGRNVRYVHIPDEIDIIETVQSQLQKIHQVRNFGGKGRGRREFPSKK comes from the coding sequence ATGGCATTGAGCCATTCCATTAAAGAACGAACAATTGCAGAGAACAGCCTCATCATACTTCTCCAGGGGATACATAATCATGTTACCACTGTGGAGCTTAGGGACGAGAGCTCCGTGAAGGGTCGCTTTGTGAACGTTGATGCATTCATGAACATCCGGCTAGCTGAGGTTACATATACTGATAGACAGGGCAGAGTGTCGAACTTGGATGACTTCTTTGTGACTGGCAGAAATGTACGTTATGTTCACATCCCAGATGAGATTGATATAATTGAGACTGTTCAGAGCCAACTGCAGAAAATCCACCAAGTGCGTAACTTTGGAGGGAAAGGTCGAGGGAGAAGAGAATTTCCATCAAAAAAGTAG